From the genome of Streptomyces sp. NBC_00659, one region includes:
- the metE gene encoding 5-methyltetrahydropteroyltriglutamate--homocysteine S-methyltransferase, translating into MTTKHAAATARATVYGYPRQGPNRELKKAIEGYWKGRVTADALRATAAELRRANWRELADAGIDEVPTGDFSYYDHVLDTTVMVGAIPARHRATADSDALDGYFAMARGTQDVAPLEMTKWFDTNYHYLVPELGPDTVFTADSTQQVTELKEALALGLSARPVLVGPVTYLLLSKPAPGVPADFDPLTLLDRLLPVYAEVLADLRAAGAEWVQLDEPALAQDRTPAELDAAARTYRGLGALTDRPKLLVASYFDRLGDALPVLAKAPIEGLALDFTEAAAANLDDLAAVGGLPGKRLVAGVVDGRNIWVNDLATSLSTLGTLLGLADRVDVSASSSLLHVPIDAALERDIEPQILRWLAFARQKTAEIVTLAKGLTQGTGTIAGELASNRAALASRANSPITHDPAVRARAAAVTDADARRSQPYPERAAAQRAHLGLPLLPTTTIGSFPQTAELRTARADLRTGRIDTAGYEERIKAEIQEVISFQEKTGLDVLVHGEAERNDMVQYFAEQLTGYLATQHGWVQSYGTRYVRPPILAGDITRPEPMTVRWTTYAQSLTDRPVKGMLTGPVTMLAWSFVRDDQPLGDTARQVALALRDEVNDLEAAGSSVIQVDEPALRETLPLRTADRPAYLAWATEAFRLSTSGVRPDTQIHTHMCYAEFGDIVQAIDDLDADVISLEAARSHMQVARELASHGYPREAGPGVYDIHSPRVPSTQEAAELLRAGLKAIPAERLWVNPDCGLKTRGWPETRASLENLVAAAHAVRGELPAS; encoded by the coding sequence GTGACCACCAAGCACGCAGCCGCGACAGCACGGGCCACCGTGTACGGCTACCCGCGCCAGGGTCCGAACCGGGAACTGAAGAAGGCGATCGAGGGCTACTGGAAGGGCCGCGTCACCGCCGACGCCCTCCGCGCCACCGCCGCCGAACTGCGTCGCGCGAACTGGCGCGAGCTGGCCGACGCCGGCATCGACGAGGTGCCGACCGGTGACTTCTCGTACTACGACCACGTCCTCGACACCACCGTCATGGTCGGTGCGATCCCCGCCCGCCACCGCGCCACGGCCGACTCGGACGCCCTGGACGGCTACTTCGCCATGGCGCGCGGCACCCAGGACGTGGCGCCGCTCGAGATGACGAAGTGGTTCGACACCAACTACCACTACCTGGTGCCCGAACTGGGCCCGGACACCGTCTTCACGGCCGACTCCACCCAGCAGGTCACCGAGCTGAAGGAGGCACTCGCCCTCGGGCTGAGCGCCCGCCCGGTGCTGGTCGGCCCGGTCACCTACCTCCTCCTGTCCAAGCCCGCCCCTGGCGTACCGGCGGACTTCGACCCGCTCACCCTCCTCGACCGGCTGCTGCCGGTGTACGCCGAGGTCCTCGCCGACCTGCGCGCGGCGGGCGCGGAGTGGGTCCAGCTGGACGAGCCCGCCCTCGCCCAGGACCGGACCCCGGCCGAGCTGGACGCCGCGGCGCGCACCTACCGCGGGCTCGGCGCGCTCACCGACCGGCCGAAGCTCCTGGTCGCCTCGTACTTCGACCGGCTCGGCGACGCCCTGCCGGTACTGGCCAAGGCTCCGATCGAAGGTCTCGCCCTGGACTTCACCGAAGCCGCCGCCGCCAACCTCGACGACCTCGCCGCTGTCGGCGGACTGCCCGGCAAACGCCTGGTCGCCGGTGTGGTCGACGGCCGCAACATCTGGGTGAACGACCTGGCCACGTCGCTGTCCACCCTCGGCACCCTGCTCGGCCTGGCCGACCGGGTCGACGTGTCGGCCTCCAGCTCCCTGCTCCACGTCCCGATCGACGCGGCCCTGGAGCGGGACATCGAACCGCAGATCCTGCGCTGGCTCGCCTTCGCCCGCCAGAAGACGGCGGAGATCGTCACCCTCGCCAAGGGCCTCACCCAGGGCACCGGCACGATCGCGGGCGAACTCGCCTCCAACCGTGCCGCCCTGGCCTCCCGCGCGAACTCGCCGATCACGCACGACCCCGCGGTACGGGCCCGCGCCGCCGCCGTCACGGACGCCGACGCCCGCCGGTCCCAGCCCTACCCCGAGCGGGCCGCGGCCCAGCGCGCCCACCTCGGCCTGCCCCTGCTGCCGACCACCACCATCGGCTCCTTCCCGCAGACCGCCGAACTGCGCACCGCCCGCGCCGACCTGCGCACCGGCCGCATCGACACGGCCGGTTACGAGGAGCGCATCAAGGCCGAGATCCAGGAGGTCATCTCCTTCCAGGAGAAGACCGGTCTCGACGTCCTCGTGCACGGTGAGGCCGAACGCAACGACATGGTGCAGTACTTCGCCGAGCAGCTCACCGGGTACCTGGCCACGCAGCACGGCTGGGTGCAGTCCTACGGCACCCGCTACGTCCGCCCGCCGATCCTGGCCGGCGACATCACGCGGCCCGAACCGATGACGGTGCGCTGGACGACGTACGCGCAGTCCCTGACCGATCGGCCGGTCAAGGGCATGCTCACCGGGCCGGTCACCATGCTCGCCTGGTCCTTCGTCCGCGACGACCAGCCTCTCGGCGACACCGCCCGCCAGGTCGCCCTCGCCCTGCGCGACGAGGTCAACGACCTGGAGGCGGCGGGCAGTTCGGTGATCCAGGTCGACGAGCCGGCCCTGCGCGAGACCCTGCCGCTGCGCACTGCCGACCGGCCGGCCTACCTGGCATGGGCCACGGAGGCGTTCCGGCTCAGCACCAGCGGGGTGCGCCCGGACACGCAGATCCACACGCACATGTGCTACGCCGAGTTCGGGGACATCGTCCAGGCCATCGACGACCTGGACGCCGACGTCATCAGCCTGGAGGCCGCACGCTCCCACATGCAGGTGGCCCGCGAACTCGCCTCGCACGGCTACCCGCGCGAGGCGGGACCCGGTGTGTACGACATCCACTCCCCGCGCGTCCCCAGCACGCAGGAGGCAGCCGAACTGCTGCGGGCCGGGCTGAAGGCCATCCCCGCCGAACGGCTGTGGGTGAACCCCGACTGCGGCCTGAAGACCCGCGGCTGGCCCGAGACCCGAGCCTCCCTGGAGAACCTGGTCGCCGCCGCCCACGCGGTGCGCGGCGAACTGCCCGCCTCCTGA